The Mumia flava sequence CGGGCGGCGGCGCGCGATCGACGCCTTCCGCAGGCGTGCCGGGCGCGACGAGCGGTATGCGGCGCTCGCCCGCGAGCTGGACGAGAGCGAGCCCGGCGTGGACGTGCTGTTCGACCCGGACGCCATCGACGACGACGTGCTCGCGCTGATCTTCACCGCGTGCCACCCCGTCCTCTCCAAGGAGGCGCGGATCGCCCTCACCCTGCGGGTGGTCGGCGGCCTGACAAGCGACGAGATCGCCAAGGCCTTCCTCGTCGGCACCCCGACCGTCCAGGCCAGGATCACGCGCGCGAAGAAGACGCTGGCCGCGGCGGGAGTGCGGTTCGCGGTCCCGCCGCCCGAGGAGCGCCGCGAACGGATCGGCTCGGTCCTCGGCGTCCTGTACCTCGTCTTCACCGAAGGGTCGTCGGCGTCGGGCAGCGAGACGTGGATCCGCAACGACCTCGCCGGGGAGGCGCTGCGCCTGGCTCGGATCCTGGCCCGGCTCGCACCGGACAACGAGACGTACGGGCTGCTCGCGCTGATGGAGCTGACCGCCGCCCGGTTCCCCGCACGGCTCGACCGCGACGGTCGCCCGGTGCTGCTGGAGGACCAGGACCGTCGCCGCTGGGACACCGGTGCGATCAGGCGCGGACAGGCTGCGCTCGCGCGGGCGATCGACGTCGGTCGCGGCCTGGGCCCGTACGGGCTGCAGGCGTCGATCGCGCAGTGCCACGCCGTCGCGCGCACCGTGGACGAGACGGACTGGGACCGGATCGTGAGTCTGTACGAGGCGCTCGGCCAGGTCGCGCCGTCACCGGTGGTCGACCTCAACCGGGCGGTCGCGGTGGCGATGGCGTCGGGGCCGACCCTGGGTCTGCAGGCGGTGGACGAGATCGTCGAGCGAGGCGATCTGACCTCCTCGCACCTGCTGCCGGCGGTCCGCGCGGAGATGCTGGCGCGCGCCGGCCGAGCGGCCGAGGCGCGCCGCGAGTACGAGCGCGCGGCCGAGATGTGTGCGAGCCCCGCCGAGCGGGCCGTCCTGGAGGACAAGCTCGCCGCGTTGGGGCGACCTCCCTCTGCGCCCTCCCGGCCACGCCGCCTTGAAAGTTAATGTCATTAGCCGTATGGTGATGGACATGAGCCAGAACGAGTCCACCACACTGCGGCGGCTCGCCCTGCCCGGGGGCGAGATCGCCTACACCGACACCGGGACGGGCCCGCTCGTCGTCGCCGTGCCCGGCATGGGCGACACCCGGGCGACGTACGAGCGGCTCGGGCCGCGGCTGGTCGAGGTCGGATACCGGGTCGTGGTCACCGACCTGCGCGGCCACGGCGACTCCGACACGACCTTCACGTCCTTCGGCGACGCTGTCACGGCGAGCGACCTCGTCGCGCTGCTCGAGCGCCTCGACGCCGGTCCGGCCGTGCTCATCGGCAGCTCGATGGGCGGATCCGCCGCCCTGATCGCTGCGGCCGACCGACCCGACCTGGTCCGCGGCGTCGTCCTGCTCGCCGGGTTCCTCCGCGAGTCGACGTCGCCGGCCACGGGCGCGCTCCTCCGGCTCGCCTACCGCATCCTCTTCGCACGGCCCTGGGGCGGCGCCTTCTGGGCGTGGTACGTCCGCAGCGCGCTGTCCAACGGGCGACCGACCCCGGGCCTCGACGAGCGGGTCGCCGGCCTGCGCGCCGCGTACCGCGATCCCGCACGCCTGCGCAGCCTGCGGCGGTTGGCGGTCTCGCTCGACCATCGCGAGGTCGAGCGGCGCCTCACCGACGTACGCGTGCCGGTGCTGGCGATCTACGGCAGCACCGACCCGGACTTCTCCGACGCCGACGCCGAGCTCGAGTACGCCCGGGAGACTCTCGGCGCCGACGGCCTGGTGCTGGACGGCGTCGGCCACTACCCGCAGCTGCAGGCCGTCGACGAGGTCGCGAGCGCCGTGCTCCCGTTCCTCGCACGCTCGACCGACCATCCGGACAACGATGCCTAGGGTCGGCCTCAACCGCCCTCGCGTCGTCGCGGTCGCGCTCGACGTCGTCGACGCCGGCGGGCCGCGCGGGTTCGACGACCTGACGCTGGCGTCCGTCGCGTCCGCAGCCGGCGTCAGCACTCCGAGCCTCTACAAGCACGTGGCCTCGCTGGCGGACCTGCGGCGCGACCTCGCCACCCACGCCGTCGCCGAGCTCACCCGGCTCACGAGCCGGGCGACCGTGGGACGCAGCGGTCCGGAGGCGATCCGGGCGCTCGCCGCGGCCATGCGCGACTACGGCCGCAGCCACCCCGGCCGGTACGCCGCGCTCCAGGTCGCAGCCGACCCCGACGATCCCGACGACGCGGCGCTCGGCGACGCCGGTCGCGACGCCGTGGCCGTGATCGCGGCGGTGCTGCGCGGTGCGGGCGTCTGCGAGGACCGGCTGATCGACGCGGTGCGGATCCTGCGGGCGGCCGTGCACGGATTCGTCCTGCTGGAGATCGGCGGCGGGTTCCGCCTGCCCGAGGACCTGGACGTCACGTTCGACGCGATGCTCGACGTGGTCGTCGCCGGTCTGGCGGTGCTCGACGCGGCGGAGTGACAGCAGTGCGGTGGATCCAGGGCAGCATGGGCCCCGGATCCACCGCACTGATGCGTGGCGTCTCCGGCCGCTACTTCCGCAGCACCAGCAGCTTCGTCGTCGTCGAGGACGGCGCGCTGGTCGGCGACCCGGCGTACGTCACCGTCAGCTCGTGGCGTCCACGCGACAGCGTGCTCGCATCGATCCTCACGGCCGCACGGCCCTTGAAGAGCGTGCCGTCGCCGATCTCCCGGCCGTCGACCTCGACGACGATCTCGCCGTCGGGCTTGGGCTTGCCCTGCACGTGCGCCAGCACGACCGTGTCGAGCCCGAAGACCGCGGGCAGTGCGGTCGCCTTCACCGTCGTGGGCTCACGGCAGGCGTCGAGCGCCGCCTCGACGGACTCCCCGACGTCGACGTTGACCGTCGTGCTGGCGGTGCGCCCGGTCGGCGACTCGCAGGTCAGCGTGTACGGCTCGGTCAGGTACTCCGTCTGCGGACCCTCCACACCGTTCTCGGTGTAGGCAGGCACCGGCCGGTACGAGGAGTTCACACCCCACGAGAACGTGCCGTCGTCCGCGGTGACCGTCATCGACGACTCGAGGTGCTCCTCGAACGACGTCGGCGCGACCGTCCCGTCGGCCTGCTCGTACGGGGACGTCCACATCGTGAAGTCCTTCGTCAGGGTCAGCTTCGACCCCTTCGGAGCCACACCCGTGATCGTCGCGTGCTCGGCCGGGTCCGCGGCGGTCGTGAACGCCTTCGTCATCGCCTCGGCGTGGTTGTCGTAGACGTCCAGCACCTCGGGACCGAACTCGTGACCCCGCGGACGCACGTCCGGGCAGGTCTCGGTGGTGATCGAGAGCCCGCGCGTCGCGTAGTACGCGTAGTCGATCGCCTCGCCGTTCGTCTCGTAGTCGTCAGCGGACGCGAGCGCGGAGTAGTCCGGTCCGTACGACGCGGCGACGTCGGCGGCGAGCGCGTGCAGTCGCGGGGTGTCCTGCGCGGGGCCGGCCGCCTTGAGCAGCGGCGGGTAGAGCACGACCTTGATGCAGGTGTGCTGGGTGTTGAACACCGTGCCCTGCGACGTCGAGAGGAGCCAGCGCATGTTCCGCGTCTCCGGCTCCGACCACGGCCCGGTGCCCGGACGCGACCGGTTCGCCCAGCCGAACCCGTAGTTGCGGTTCATGTCCACACCGGTGGCGACCTGGCGGGTGTCGGCGATCAGCCCGTCGACGTTGACCACCGGGACGACGACGAGGCGGGCGTCGTCGAGCAGCGACGCGTACGTCGGGCTGTCGGCGTTCTCGACGACCTCGATCGCGTACTCCATCGTGAGCTCGGCGCTCGCCCACTCGTTGCCGTGGTGGAGCCCGACGTCCACGAAGGCAGGCTTGTCGTCCGCGGTCGCGACGTCGGAGCTGATCACGAGCCCGTAGACCTCGCGACCCTGGGTCGTCTTCTCGGGCATCACGAACTTCTCGACCAGGTCGGGGTGCTCGGCGGCCAGCCGATCCATCTCGGCGACGTAGTCGTCCCAGGTGCGGAAGTCGGTGTTGCCGCTGGGCAGCGACGCTTCCTCCGCGGTCGCGACACTCGTCCCCGCGACCAGGCCCGGCGCCGTCAGCGCGACGACTCCGACGAGGGCGGCGAGCCAGCGGGCGGTGCCACGTTTCGTCGTTCTCATGATGTCTCCTCTCGATGAAACGTGGCAACAACCTAGAGGCCGTTGGTGTTGGCAACCAGTCGTCGACACGCAGGAGCGGTCTCGTATGCGAGACCCGAAACGGTGTCGTAATCGCGCGTAACCGGGGGTCCCACGATGCGAGACCGGCGCGTCCTCGGACCGGCGGCGCCCACAGACAGCCGGGCGTCAGCCCGGCGCGTACGCAGGGCGCTGCCGCCCGAGCGGACCCGCGAGCCCGAGCACCGTGGTCGACGCGGCGATGCTCTGCGCCGCCAGCAGCCCGACGAGCACGAGGGTCTGGACGAGCGCGGCCTCGTACGGCGACGCACCGCCGAGCAGCAGCCCGACGTACGCACCGGGAAGCGTCACGACGCCGGCCGCGCGCGTCTGGTCCAGACCCGGCGTCAGCGCCCGCGCCACCGCACGTGGGCCGAACTCGGCGACCGCCTGCCGCGGCATCAGCCCCAACGACACCCCGGCCTCGATCTCGCCCCACCGATCGGCCACGTCGTCGCGCAGCCGCTGCCCGGCCAGGGACGAGGCGACCATGGCGCCACCGATCACCTGTGCGGCGTACGGCACCACCAGCTCGGGCCCGCCGGGCAGGACGTCGAACGCGACGACGAGCGCGACGGTGACCGCCGAGCCGGCCGCGATCGCGCCGAGGACCACCGGATAGACCGCCGACCCGAGGGCGATGCGCCGCGTCGACGTCCACGCGGCAGCAGCCAGCATCACCACCAGCAGAGCGCCTGCGGCCGCCGGGTGCCGGAAGGCCCACGCGATGACCAACGAGATCAGGCTGAGCTGCGCGATCGCACGCAGCGTCGCGACGACGGCGTCCGCGCGCAGCCTCACGCCGGCCCGGGTCATCACCACGACCGTGACCGCCGTCAGCACGGCGAGCACGATCGCGAACCGCAGGAGATCCACGTCCACACGGTAGAGAACGACTGCGCGCGAGTACCGTACGCGCGCCGTCCGCGCGCAGTAGGGTTCCGACATGTCGACCGAACCGCCCCGGCCGAGACCGCGACGGCGACGCTTCGCACCGACGTGGGGCGACCTCGGACGCGCCGCCCTGGCTCTGCTCGGGGCGGCCGCCGGCCTCGAGATCGCCACCTGGATCGTCCCGGACTTCACCCTGCCGGACAACGTGTTCCTGGTCGCCGTGCTCGTGTTCGTCTGGGGCGTCGTCCTCCGGCCGGTCCTCGTCTGGCTCGCGGTGCTGATGGGCTGGTTCGGTGCCGCCCTGGTCGGGCTGTTCGGGCAGGCGATCATCATCATGGCCGCCACCTACGACCCGACCGACGGCGACTCGGTCAGCCTGCTCGGTGCGCTGCTCGCCTCGTGGATCGTCGCGGCCGTCTCCACGCTGCTGGTCTACCTGGCCACCGCGGGCACCTCCGACGCCGTGACCGCGTCGGTCCTGCGGCGAGCACGGCGACGCCCGGTGACCGTCGACGACCCCGAGGTCGCCGGCATCGTCTTCGTCCAGATCGACGGCTTTCCCTACCCGGTGCTCGAGTCGGCCGTGCGCGGCGGCACCCTCCCGACGCTGTCGCGCTGGATCCGCAGCGGCGAGTACGTGATGGCGGAGTGGCGCCCGAAGCTCCCGGCGACGACGCCTGCCAGCCAGATGGGCATCCTGCACGGCACGATCGACGGCATCCCGGCCTTCCGGTGGATCGAGCGGGCCGAGGGACGGACGTACGTCGCGAACAAGCCGGCCGACGCGGCCGTGATCGAGGCCCGGCACAGCAACGGCCGCGGGCTGCTCGCCGACGACGGGGTGTCGGTCAGCAACCTGTTCACCGGCGACGCCCCGACGGCGTACGCGACGATGAGCGCGATCGAGCGGACCCAGGAGACCCGGGAGACCCGGCTCGCCCTGTCGCGCTACCTCGCCAGCCCGGCCGGCATGGCCCGCGGCATCCCGCGTGTCCTCACCGAGGTGGTGCGGGAGTGGTTCCAGGCGTCGCAGGCGGTTCGCCGCGACATCCGACCGCGGGTGCACCGCGGGTGGAGCTTCACCGTCGAACGGGCCGGGCTCACCGGTGTGATGCGTGACCTGAACACCGCCCTCGTCGCCGACTCGATGCTGAAGGGCCGGCGCGCGATCTACGTGGACTACGTGGACTACGACGCGATCGCGCACCACGCCGGGATCCTCCGTCCGGAGTCGCTGGCGGCCCTGGTCGACATCGACGCGGTGCTCGCGCAGCTCGAGCAGATCTGCGAGGTGACGCCGCGCCCGTACCACCTCGTCGTGCTGTCCGACCACGGCCAGTCGCAGGGCGAGGTGTTCGCCGACCGCTACGGCGAGGACCTGGCGGCGCTGGTCGCACGCCTCGCCGGGACGGAGACGTCGGGGACGGCGGAGAGCCACGAGGGCGTCAGCTCGCTGAACTCCGTGGTCGCCGGATCGAGCAGCGACGACAGCGTGCTCGGTCGCGCGCTGCAGCGGACCTCCGACCGGATCGCCGCCAGCGTCGAGGAGGAGCCCGAGGCCGCAGCGGACTCCCCGACGGACCACGACCCCGGCACCCACGACGGGTTCGTGGTGTTCGGCTCCGGCAACCTCGGTCTCGTCTACGTCGCGGACCAGCCGCGACGGATCGTGCGGGAGGAGCTCGACCAGTGGTTCCCGGACCTGGTGCCCGGGCTCGCCGCCCACCCCGGGGTCGCGTTCGTGGTCGTCGACTCGCGTGAGGACGGGCCGGTGGTGATCGGGGCCGACGGGGAGCACCACCTCGTGTCGGGGACCGTCCACGGAACGGATCCGCTGGCTCCCTTCGGTCCGCACGCTCCCGGGTTCGTGCTGCGAGCGGCACGGATGCCGCAGGCCCCCGACCTGTACGTCAACAGCCTGCTGGACGACCTCGGCGAGGTCGCCGCGTTCGAAGGGCTGGTCGGCTGCCACGGCGGGCTCGGCGGATGGCAGGACCGAGCGGTCCTGGTGCACCCCGCCGGGTTCGAGGCGCCGGAGGAGATGGTCGTCGGGGCCGACGCGATGCACCGGGTCCTGGTCGAGTGGCTCGAACGGCTCGGCCACCGGCGCGACCTGCGCGAGGGGCCGCCCGCCGATCAGGACCGCGCCGCGGAACCGACCTGACGCGCTCCGCGCTCCCCGACAGGTCCGCGGCCCACGCGCCGACCTGACCTCGCGGTCTCGTACGGTGGGGCGCGGCTCCGTGCACTCGGGCCGGCGGCCGGCAGGCCCCGCGGAGCAGAAGGAGTCGCCGTCGTGTCGCCCCTCCCCCGGTTCGTGCGCACCGCCCTGTCCCTGACCGCCAGCTCCACCGTCCTCGTCGCCGGTCCGGCCTGGGTCGTCGCACCCGCCGCCGCGGACGAGACTCCCGGAGCGACCGACGGCGCCGCCGACCAGCGGATGCAGCTCGTGCTGGACTCGTCGGGCTCGATGGCCGAGCCGGCGCGCGGCGGCGGGACGAAGATCGACGCGGCCCGCACGGCGCTCGACCACGTGGTGGACACGCTGCCCGCGGACGCGACGGTCGGCATGCGGGTCTACGGCGCGACCGTCGACTCCGGCAGGGGCGCGTGCACCGACTCCCAGGAGGTGGTGGCGCCCGGGACCGACAACCGCGACCAGCTGCGGGCGGCCGTCGACGCGTACGAGCCGCTGGGCGAGACCCCGATCGGGTACGCGCTCGAACAGGCGGCCGTCGACCTCGGGTCCGAGGGGAAGCGCACGATCGTCCTGGTCTCCGACGGCGAGTCCACCTGCGCACCCGACCCGTGCAAGATCGCCCGTGGTCTGGCGAAGGACGGCATCGACATGCGCGTCGACGTGGTCGGGCTGTCGGTCGACAGGCGGACCCGCAAGCAGCTGCGCTGCATCGCCGACGCCGGCAACGGGTCGTACTACGACGCCGACGGCGCCGCGGACCTGACGAAGCGGCTCGAGGTGACCTCGACGCGCGCGTTCCGTCCGTTCCGGTTCACCGGCACCCCGGTCGACGGGGCGACCGAGGCGATCGACGCGCCCACCGTGACCGGCGGGCGGTACGTCGACACCTTCGACCCCGCCGGCGAGATGCTCCACTACCGGATCGAGCGCACGCAGCCGGGCACCACCGTGTACGTGTCCGCGACCACCCGCTCACCCGACGGAGCTCTGGTCGCGAGCCTCGGGCTCGACCTGTCCGACGAGGAGGGCAACCGGTGCGGGTCCTCCTCTCGCAGCATCAAGACGAACCTCTTCGGGGCACGTCCGCTCGTGTCGGTGTCGACGAGCTCCTGGGAGGAGGCGCGCGAGCAGACCCCGAGCACCCAGGAGACGCCGTCCGACCCGACCGCGACCCCCAGCGCGACCCCCAGCGCGGACCCGTGCGCCGACGGGTCCGTCCTGTACGCGTCGCTCAAGCGCCTGGTCGCGAGCGACGATCTCGATGGCGAGCCGTTCGAGCTGCTCGTCTCGGAGGAGCCGCCGTTGGTCGAGGGCGCGTACGACGACCTCCCGCCCGCGACCGAGTCGGTGCGCTGGACGGCGATCGAGCCCGAGGAAGCCCCGTCCAGCGTGGTCCCGGGAGACTCGCTCTCGAACGCCCCCGTGGTCGAGCCCGGGTCGTACGCGGGCGAGGTGCTCGGCGGCGAGACGCAGGTGTTCGCGATCCCCGTGGACTGGGGGCAGCAGCTCCAGGCGCAGCTCGACCTCGGCCCGCTGACCGAGCGGCAGTGGGACGCGACCGGCATCGCCTCCGGGATCAGCGTCGACGTCTTCGACCCCGATCGCACGCCGACGATCTCGACGCTGCGGATCGAGAACGAGCCGGAGTGGTGGCGCGACGGGTTCACCCAGCTGTTCGGCGAGGAGGTGAAGACCTACCGCACGGGTGCGACGACACCCGTGGTCCGCTACCGCAACCGCGCGGAGTTCTCGGCGCGCGACGGCGCTCGGGCCGGCGTCCGCTACGTCGAGGTCAACATGTCCACGAACGTCGACGACGGCGTCACCATCCCGTACACCCTGACGCTGCAGACCTACGGCACCGCCGGTGACGGCGCTCCGGAGTACGCCGAGGTGGACGGGCTGGACACCTCGACCGGCGTCGGCGCTCCCCCGACGACCGGCGCGGGCGGCACGTCGGACGACGGCGCCGACAGCGGGTCGGACGGCGACGCGGCCGCGGCGTCGGACGGTTCGACCGTGCCGTCCTGGCTGGTCGTCGCGCTCGGCGTGGTCGTGGCTCTGCTGCTCGCCGCGGTCGTCGCCGTGGTCGTGCTGGCGCGGCGCGCATCACGCAGCTGAGCTCGGCGCGTACGGGTGGGGCCGGCCGCCTCAGGAACCGCCGTCGGCCGCCCAGCGCTCGACGAACGCGCAGAACCGTGCCGCCGCCGGCGCGAGCGCGACGTCGGTCCGCCAGGTCAGCCCGATCGAGCGGCGGGCCCCGCGCGCCGCGAGCGTGATCCCGGCCGTGCCGGAGACGCCGGCCAGCGTCTCCGGCAGCAGCGCGACGCCGAGCCCGGCCGCGACCAGGCCCTCGATCGTCGCCAGGTCGGCGCTCTCGAAGGCGACCTGCGGCACGACCCCGGCAGCGCCGAACAACGAGTCGACCAACCGGCGGTAGCCGAACCCGACCGGGGTCGTCACGAGGTCCTCGCCGGCGAGGTCGACGAGCGAGACGCGGCGGCGGCCGGCGAGACGGTGCGACGGCGCCACCACCAGGACCAGGCGCTCCTCCTGGAGACCGATCCAGCCGAACGCCCCGGCCGGGCGCAGCGAGGTGACCGCGAGCTCGGCGGCACCGGATCCGAGGTCGCGGACGATCTCGTGACCCGGCTCCTGACGCAGCTCGATCCGGGCGCGCGGCGCGGCCTGGTGGAAGTCGCGGAGCAGGCGCGGGACGAGCGAGGTCGCCATCGAGTCGAGGAACGCGAGGCGCACCACGCCGCTGTCGGGGTCGAGGCGTTCGGCGAGGTCGGCGCGGAGCCGCTCGTACCGCTCGACGAGCTCGCGGGCCGCGGCGAGGGCGAGCTCGCCGTCCGGGTTCAGGACGACACCGCTCGGCACGCGCTCGAACAGCCGGACGCCGAGCTCCGTCTCCACCCGGCCGAGCGATCGCGACATCGTCGGCTGCGTGATGCCCAGAGCGGCCGCCGCATCGGTCACACCGCCGTGCTCGGCCACGGCGATCACGCCGGCCAGGTCGCGGATCTGCATGGGAGTGATCATACGGATATCGCATGGATAGGGCACTCTTGCGACATTTGCCGTATCGACAGGCGCGGCGCAGAGTGGACCGGGTGAGCAGCGACGCGATCACCGGGGGCGAGTGCGGACCCGACGGCGAGCGGGGCCACCGGCCCGGCAGCCGTGCGTACCGCCGGGTCTCGGTGTCGTTGTTCGCCGCTGGGCTGGCGACGTTCGCGCTGATCTACAGCACGCAGGCGCTGCTTCCCGAGCTCGCCGCCGACTTCGGAGTCTCCTCCGCCCAGAGCACGCTCTCGCTGTCGCTGACCACCCTCGGGCTCGCGGCGGCCCTGCTCGTCGCCGGGCCGCTGTCGGACCGCGTCGGCCGGACCCGCCTGATCCACCTGTCGCTGACCGCCTCCGCGATCATCGCCGCCGCCTGCGCGCTCGCACCGACCTGGCACGCGCTGCTCCTGCTGCGGCTCGCCGAAGGAGTCGCACTGGCCGGCCTTCCCGCGGTCGCCACCGCGTACCTCCGTGAAGAGCTCCATCCCGGCAGCCACGCCCGCGCGGCCGGCCTGTACGTCGGCGGGACCGCGATCGGCGGGATGGCCGGGCGGCTGGTCACCGGATCGGTCGCGGAGGCGTTCGGCTGGCGGTGGGGGCTCGCCACGATCGCGCTGGTGGCGCTCGCCTGCGCGGCGACCGTCGCCGCCCTCCTGCCCGCCTCGCGCGGCTTCGAACCCTCGCCGGCCGGGTGGCGGCACCTCGCGACGACGACGCGCCGCGCGGTGACCGATCCCGCGCTGCTCGCGCTGTACGGCGTGGGCGCGTGCTCGGTCGGCGCGCTGGTCGCCGTGTTCAACACACTCGGGTTCCGGCTCACGGAAGCGCCGTTCGGTCTCGGGCTCGCCGCCGCCAGCCTCGTCTTCCTCGTCTACCCGCTGGGCACGATCAGCTCGACCACGTTCGGCCGGCTCGCCGACCGCCTCGGGCGGCGCACGGTGCTCCCGCTCGGTTGCGCGATCGCGATCGGCGGCGTGCTGCTGACCGAGATCCCGACACTGCCCGGCGTGATCGTCGGCGTCGCGCTGCTGACCGCAGGGTTCTTCGCGGTCCACGGGGTGGCCAGCGGATGGGTCCCGGCCCGGGCGCACGCGGGCGGTGTGTCGGCCGGGCAGGCCGCGTCGCTGTACCTGTTCGCCTACTACGTCGGCTCGTCGGTCTTCGGCAGCGCTGCCGGCCGGTCGTGGTCGGGCGCAGGGTGGCCGGGCGTCGAGCTGCTCGCCGTCGGGCTCCTGCTGACGACGGCGGCCCTCGCCTGGCTGCTGCGCCGGACGCCGTCCCTGCTGCCCGCATCCGCCTGACGCCTGCGGTCCGCCCGCGCGGCTCAGGTCCGCCCGGCGCCGTTCGGCCCGGTCGACCACGCCGCGAGCGCACGAGACACGGCTGCCTCGACCGCGGCCGGCGACTCGCCCTCGCGTACGACGACCAGCGCGGCGGACGCGCTCGTACCGTCACCGGGCGGCTCGAAGATCCGGTTCACCTCGGCCAGCGCGCTGTCGATCGCGACCTGCGGATCGGTGGTCTCGCGCCGCAGCCAGCGCCGCAGCGCACGGTTGTGGGCAGCGACCACCGCAGCCGCCATCAGCTCCGCACGCAGCTCCGAGGTCTCCGAGCCGTCGCTCCACCGACTGATGTAGCGGCGGAACAGCTGTTGGTAGCGGGCGGTGCTGACCAGCTCGCGCTCGCGCAGCGCCGGGACGGTCGTGGTCAACCGGTAGCGCTCACGGGCCCGCTCCCCCTCCGCGACGTAGTGGAACAGCACGATCCGGACGGCGTCGGAGACTGCCGCGATCGCCGAGGCCTCGCTGGACGCCTCCAGACGGTGCTCGACGCGGGACAGCAGCGTCTCGTGGTCGGGGAAGATCACCGCCTCCTTCGACCCGTACGAGCGGAAGAAGGTGCTGCGGCTGACTCCCGCGGCCGCCGCGATGTCGTCCACACTGGTGGAGTCGTAGCCCTGGCTGCCGAACAGCCGGAACGCCGCGTCGGCGATCGCCTGTCGAGTGCTCACGGGTCTCCTCGGGCCGGCATGGACAAGCACGTGCGTGAGTCTTAGTATCATCAACTGCAACTGAGTTTCAATCGATGAGCGGACGGATTCCTTGAGCGCAGAAGCGGCACCCGAACCGGAGCAGATCGACACGCACACCACGGCGGGCAAGCTCGCCGACCTCGACCGCCGCCTCGACCAGGCCGTGCACGCGGGCTCGGCCCGTGCGGTCGAGAAGCAGCACGCACGCGGCAAGAAGACCGCGCGCGAGCGGATCGAGCTGCTCTTCGACGAGGGCTCGTTCGTCGAGGTCGACGAGCTCGCCCGGCACCGCAGCACGGCCTTCGGCCTGGAGAAGAACCGCCCGTACGGCGACGGCGTCGTGACCGGCTACGGCACGGTCGACGGCCGCCAGGTGTGCGTGTTCTCCCAGGACTTCACGGTCTTCGGCGGCAGCCTCGGCGAGGTCTACGGCGAGAAGATCACGAAGATCATGGACCTCGCGATCAAGACCGGCTCGCCGATCATCGGCATCAACGAGGGCGCCGGCGCGCGGATCCAGGAGGGTGTGGTCTCGCTCGGCCTCTACGGCGAGATCTTCAAGCGCAACGTGCACGCGTCCGGCGTGATCCCGCAGATCAGCATGATCATGGGCTCCTGCGCCGGCGGCCACGTCTACTCCCCCGCCGTCACCGACTTCACGATCATGGTCGACGGCACCTCCAACATGTTCATCACCGGCCCCGACGTCATCAAGACCGTCACCGGCGAGGACGTCTCGATGGAGGAGCTCGGCGGCGCCCGCGCCCACAACACGAAGTCGGGCAACGCGCACTACATGGCCTCCGACGAGGACGACGCGATCGAGTACGTCAAGGCGCTGCTGTCGTTCCTCCCGCAGAACAACATGGAGGATGCGCCGTCCTTCGAGGACCCGGCGGACCTCGAGCTCAGCGACGTCGACCTCGCGCTGGACACGCTGATCCCGGACTCCCCGAACCAGCCGTACGACATGCACACCGTGATCGAGTCGGTGCTGGACGACGAAGACTTCCTCGAGGTCCAGCCGCTGTTCGCCCCGAACATCCTGATCGGGTACGGCCGCGTCGAGGGCCGCAGCGTCGGCGTGGTCGCGAACCAGCCGATGCAGTTCGCGGGCACGCTCGACATCGACGCCTCGGAGAAGGCAGCGCGGTTCGTCCGGACCTGCGACGCCTTCAACATCCCGGTGCTCACGTTCGTCGACGTCCCGGGCTTCCTGCCGGGCACCGACCAGGAGTGGAACGGCATCATCCGCCGCGGCGCGAAGCTGATCTACGCCTACGCCGAGGCCACCGTCCCGCTGCTCACGGTGATCACGCGCAAGGCGTACGGCGGAGCGTACGACGTGATGGGGTCCAAGCACCTCGGCGCCGACCTCAACATTGCGTGGCCGACCGCGCAGATCGCGGTGATGGGAGCGCAGGGCGCGGTCAAC is a genomic window containing:
- a CDS encoding acyl-CoA carboxylase subunit beta, with product MSAEAAPEPEQIDTHTTAGKLADLDRRLDQAVHAGSARAVEKQHARGKKTARERIELLFDEGSFVEVDELARHRSTAFGLEKNRPYGDGVVTGYGTVDGRQVCVFSQDFTVFGGSLGEVYGEKITKIMDLAIKTGSPIIGINEGAGARIQEGVVSLGLYGEIFKRNVHASGVIPQISMIMGSCAGGHVYSPAVTDFTIMVDGTSNMFITGPDVIKTVTGEDVSMEELGGARAHNTKSGNAHYMASDEDDAIEYVKALLSFLPQNNMEDAPSFEDPADLELSDVDLALDTLIPDSPNQPYDMHTVIESVLDDEDFLEVQPLFAPNILIGYGRVEGRSVGVVANQPMQFAGTLDIDASEKAARFVRTCDAFNIPVLTFVDVPGFLPGTDQEWNGIIRRGAKLIYAYAEATVPLLTVITRKAYGGAYDVMGSKHLGADLNIAWPTAQIAVMGAQGAVNILHRKTLAAADDPDSKRIELIDEYEQTLANPYIAAERGYIDQVVQPHETRAEIVRGLRLLRTKRETLPPKKHGNIPL
- a CDS encoding TetR/AcrR family transcriptional regulator, whose translation is MSTRQAIADAAFRLFGSQGYDSTSVDDIAAAAGVSRSTFFRSYGSKEAVIFPDHETLLSRVEHRLEASSEASAIAAVSDAVRIVLFHYVAEGERARERYRLTTTVPALRERELVSTARYQQLFRRYISRWSDGSETSELRAELMAAAVVAAHNRALRRWLRRETTDPQVAIDSALAEVNRIFEPPGDGTSASAALVVVREGESPAAVEAAVSRALAAWSTGPNGAGRT